Genomic DNA from Modestobacter versicolor:
CGACGTTCCTCGCCGCGCTGGACGAGCACCTCTCCCCGGCGGACCTGGCGACGCTGACCGGCTGGATGCAGGCGACGACCGGCACCGCGGCCGACGGCTTCGACCAGGCGTTCGGGGTGCTGGCCACCGGCTCGGGGGCCGGACCGGTCGCGGCCAAGCAGGGCTGGATGTGCTGCGTGGACTCCCGGCGGCAGCTGCACTCGGCCGGCGTGCTCGCCGACGGCCGGGTGGTGGTGCTGCTCGGCGACTTCCCGTCCGGCACCGGCTGGGCCGAGGCCCGGGCGGCGCTGGACGCCGCCGCGCGGGCCGCGGTGACCGCCGGCTGACCGGCGAGCCCGGCGGTCACCGGCCGGGCGCGGGGCGCCCGGCGGCTGCTCGGCGAGCGCGGCCAGGTCGGGGGCGACGCGGTCAGCCGACGTCGGCGGCGTCCGCGGCCTGGGTCAGCAGGGCGGTGAAGCCGGCCTGGTCGGGGGCGGCGCCGGCCGTGCCGGTCTGCGCCAGCAGCACCGCGCGCGGCCCCTCGGACACGATCCCGACCAGCGAGGAGACGGTGCCCAGCTGGTGGGTCAGCGTGATCGAGGCGGCGCCGGAGGAGTCGCCCCGGGCGGGGACGTCCACCGCGGCGACGGCGACGCTCACCTGCATCCCCCACGGTGCGTCGACGGTCGCCGAGGCGCAGGCCTGCACCAGCTGGTCCACCCGCAGCGCCAGCCCGTCGAGCGCTGGGCCCTCCGCGACCACCTGGTAGGTGCGCACCGCGTCGGTGGCGGCCACCTGGGCGGCGACCTCGGGCAGCTCGGCGTCCTCGAGGGTGGGCAGCGCGGCCAGCGCGTCGGCGCACGCGGCGGGCTCGATCGCCGGCTCCGCCGCGTCGTCGCCGCCGTGCCAGCCCCAGCCGTGGTGGCCGGACCCGCCGTGGTGGCGGTCCCACCAGCCGTGGCCGTCGTCGTCCCCATCGGCGTCGTCCCCGCCGCCGTGCCACCAGGACCCCGGCCAGGGCCCCGACCCGTCGGCGGGCAGCTGGTGCACGTCGGCGTCCGGCCCGAACGCGGACTCCGGCAGCAGCAGGCCGGTGAGGTCGTCGGGAGCGGGTTCGGCGCTGCTGGGGGCAGCGCTGCCGGTCGCCGCGGCCTCGCTGACCGCGGTCGGTCCGCCCGCGTCGGGCTGGCCGCCGCAGGAGGCGAGCACCGCCGTCCCGGCCAGCACCACCGCACCGAACGCCGACCGCCGCACCGAGGTCCTCATGGACCGATGGTCCGCCTCCCCGGCTGCGGCGTCGACCCCCCTGCGGCGTGTCAGGACTGCGCGCCGACCACGTCCCGCGTCGTCCCCAGGTCGTCGGGGGCGCCCTCGGCGCGGCTCGGCTCGGTCGCCACCGGCGGGTGCGCCTCGTGCGGCTCCTCGAAGGCCTCCGGCGACGGGCACGAGCAGACCAGGTTGCGGTCGCCGTAGGCGCCGTCGATGCGGCGCACCGGGGCCAGGTAGCCCCGGCCGGCCAGCCGCGGCACCGGGTACACCGCCACCTCGCGGGGGTACGGGTGGGTCCACTCCCCCGCCAGCATCTTCAGCGTGTGCGGGGCGTTGCGCAGCGGGTTGTCGGTGGCGTCGTACTCACCGGTGGCGACCTTGTCGATCTCGGTGCGGATGAGCACCATCGCCTCGACGAAGCGGTCGAGCTCGGCCTTGTCCTCGCTCTCGGTCGGCTCGACCATCAGCGTGCCGGCGACCGGGAAGCTCATCGTCGGGGCGTGGAAGCCCAGGTCGATCAGGCGCTTGGCGATGTCGTCGTTGGTCACGCCGGTCGCCTTGGTCAGCGGCCGGATGTCCAGGATGCACTCGTGGGCCACCAGCCCGGTGGCGCCGGTGTAGAGCACCGGGTAGTACGGCCGCAGCCGCTCGGCCACGTAGTTGGCCGCCAGGATGGCGTGCTCGGTGGCCCGCAGCAGCCCGTCGGGGCCCATCAGCCGCAGGTAGGCCCAGGAGATCGGCAGGATCCCGGCCGAGCCGAACGGGGCGCCGGAGACCGCCGGGCCCTGCCCGCCGGTCTCCACCAGCGGGTGGCCGGGCAGGAACGGCACCAGGTGCTCGCGGACGCCGATCGGGCCGACGCCGGGGCCACCGCCGCCGTGCGGGATGCAGAAGGTCTTGTGCAGGTTGAGGTGGCTGACGTCGGAGCCGAAGCGGCCGGGCCGGGCGAGCCCCACCAGCGCGTTGAGGTTGGCGCCGTCGACGTAGACCTGGCCACCGGCGTCGTGCACCGCGGCGCAGATCTGCTGCACCTCGACCTCGAACACCCCGTGCGTCGACGGGTAGGTGATCATGATCGCGGCGAGCCGCTCGGCGTGCTGGTCGACCTTCGCGTGCAGGTCGGCGAGGTCGACGTTGCCCGCGTCGTCGCAGGCCACGACGACGACCCGCATCCCGGCCATGACGGCGCTGGCGGCGTTCGTCCCGTGCGCCGAGGACGGGATCAGGCACACGTCGCGCTGGGTCTCGCCCCGCGAGCGGTGGTAGCTGCGGATGGCGAGCAGCCCGGCGAACTCGCCCTGCGAGCCGGCGTTGGGCTGCACGCTCACCGCCGCGTACCCGGTGATCTCGGCCAGCCCGTCGCACAGCTCCTGGACCAGCCGGGCGTACCCGCGGGCCTGCTCGACCGGGGCGAAGGGGTGCAGCCCGGCGAACTCCGGCCAGGTGACGGCGGCCATCTCGGTGGCGGCGTTGAGCTTCATCGTGCAGGAGCCCAGCGGGATCATCGTGCGGTCCAGCGCCAGGTCCTTGTCCGACAGCCGGCGCAGGTACCGCAGCATCGCGGTCTCCGAGCGGTGCTCCGCGAAGACCGGGTGGGTGAGGAACGGGGTGCGCCGGTGCAGCCCGGCCGGCAGCGCGTCGGCGCCTGCGCCGTCCAGGGCGGCCTCGTCGGCGGCCACCCCGAAGGCCGCGGCGACCAGCCGCAGCACCTCCGGCGTCGTGGTCTCGTCGCAGGCGACCGCGACGGTGTCGGCGTCGACCAGCCGCAGGTTGACCCGGCGCTCCGCGGCGGCGGCGACCACCTGGGCGGCGCGGCCGGGCACCGGGACGGTGACGGTGTCGAAGAAGTGCTCGTGCACCGGCGCCAGGCCACCGGCGCGCAGCCACCCGGCGAGCACCTGGGCGCTGCGGTGCACCCGGGCGGCGATGGCGGTGAGGCCCTCGGGACCGTGGTGGACGGCGTAGGCGCCGGCCATGACCGCGAGCAGCACCTGGGCGGTGCAGATGTTGCTGGTCGCCTTCTCCCGGCGGATGTGCTGCTCGCGGGTCTGCAGCGCCAGCCGGTAGGCGACGTCGCCGTCGGCGTCGACCGAGACGCCGACCAGCCGGCCGGGCAGCTGGCGGGCCAGCCCCTCGCGCACCGACAGGTAGCCGGCGTGCGGACCGCCGTAGCCCATCGGGACGCCGAAGCGCTGGGTGGTGCCGCAGGCGACGTCGGCGCCCCACTCCCCCGGTGCCTCGAGCAGCGTCAGCGCGAGCAGGTCGGCGGCGACCACGACGGCGGCACCGGCCTCGTGCGCGGCGGTGGCGAGCGCGCGGTGGTCGCGCACCGCGCCGCTGGCCCCCGGGTACGCCAGCAGCACGCCGAACGCGCCGGCCTCGGGCAGGTCGGTGGGCCAGCCGGCGGACAGGTCGGCGACGTGCAGGCCGATGCCCAGCGGCTCGGCGCGCGTCCGCAGCACGGCGAGGGTCTGCGGCAGGGTGTCGGCGTCGACGACGAAGACGGCGTCGGCCTTGGCCCGGCCGGCCCGGCGCACCAGCGTCATCGCCTCGGCGGCGGCGGTGGCCTCGTCGAGCATCGAGGCGCCGGCGACCGGCAGGCCGGTGAGGTCGGCGACCATCGTCTGGAAGTTGATCAGCGCCTCGAGGCGGCCCTGGCTGATCTCGGGCTGGTAGGGCGTGTAGGCGGTGTACCAGGCCGGGTTCTCCAGGATGTTCCGCTGGATCACCGCGGGGGTGACGGTGCCGCTGTAGCCCAGCCCGATCATCGAGGTGAAGACCTCGTTGGCCGCGGCCCGCTCGCGCAGCTCGGCCAGCACCGTCGCCTCGTCGGCGGC
This window encodes:
- the gcvP gene encoding aminomethyl-transferring glycine dehydrogenase; the protein is MADRTPGADAPLLTGALPALSALSTQGSFAGRHIGPRAGETEAMLAAVGHPSLASLADACVPEGVRDRTPLDLPAAADEATVLAELRERAAANEVFTSMIGLGYSGTVTPAVIQRNILENPAWYTAYTPYQPEISQGRLEALINFQTMVADLTGLPVAGASMLDEATAAAEAMTLVRRAGRAKADAVFVVDADTLPQTLAVLRTRAEPLGIGLHVADLSAGWPTDLPEAGAFGVLLAYPGASGAVRDHRALATAAHEAGAAVVVAADLLALTLLEAPGEWGADVACGTTQRFGVPMGYGGPHAGYLSVREGLARQLPGRLVGVSVDADGDVAYRLALQTREQHIRREKATSNICTAQVLLAVMAGAYAVHHGPEGLTAIAARVHRSAQVLAGWLRAGGLAPVHEHFFDTVTVPVPGRAAQVVAAAAERRVNLRLVDADTVAVACDETTTPEVLRLVAAAFGVAADEAALDGAGADALPAGLHRRTPFLTHPVFAEHRSETAMLRYLRRLSDKDLALDRTMIPLGSCTMKLNAATEMAAVTWPEFAGLHPFAPVEQARGYARLVQELCDGLAEITGYAAVSVQPNAGSQGEFAGLLAIRSYHRSRGETQRDVCLIPSSAHGTNAASAVMAGMRVVVVACDDAGNVDLADLHAKVDQHAERLAAIMITYPSTHGVFEVEVQQICAAVHDAGGQVYVDGANLNALVGLARPGRFGSDVSHLNLHKTFCIPHGGGGPGVGPIGVREHLVPFLPGHPLVETGGQGPAVSGAPFGSAGILPISWAYLRLMGPDGLLRATEHAILAANYVAERLRPYYPVLYTGATGLVAHECILDIRPLTKATGVTNDDIAKRLIDLGFHAPTMSFPVAGTLMVEPTESEDKAELDRFVEAMVLIRTEIDKVATGEYDATDNPLRNAPHTLKMLAGEWTHPYPREVAVYPVPRLAGRGYLAPVRRIDGAYGDRNLVCSCPSPEAFEEPHEAHPPVATEPSRAEGAPDDLGTTRDVVGAQS